Part of the Pseudomonadota bacterium genome is shown below.
GTCGAGTGCTGGAGCCGCGAGCGCGTGACGTTCAAGGGCAAGTACTGGCAGGTCGACGATGTCGAGGTCAGGCCCAAGCCGCTGCAGCGTCCGCATCCGCCCATACACATGGCCTGCATCTCGCCGGACACCTTCGAACTCGCCGGGCGCAACGGCCATCACCTGTTGATGGGTTTCGCCTTCGGCCTGACCTACAACGGGGCGCGCAAAGGCATGGACGCCTGGCGCGCCGGGCGCCGCGCGGCCGGGCTCGACCCGCGCGGCGGGCGCAAGACCTGTCTCATGATGGTCTACCCGGGCCGCAGCATGGAGGCCGCGCGCCGGGAATTTCGCGAGCCGGTGAACTGGTATTACCGCACCATCGCGCGCTACGTCGCCCCCGAGCAGGGCTATGTGAAGTCCTACGAGTATTACGCCCGCTCGCGCGAATTCGTGCGCAGGCTCGAGTTCGACGACATCGTCGACACACCCGCGGTGGTGTGCGGCGACGTCGAGCACTGCGTCGAGAAACTCAGCCGCGCCGCCACCGAATTCGGCTTCGACGAACTGTTGTGCTGGACC
Proteins encoded:
- a CDS encoding LLM class flavin-dependent oxidoreductase, which translates into the protein MKLGMLHFFENPAGKSELDIIHEQTELMLAAEDLGFDSVWPAEHHFSEYGWCASPQLSLAAIATRTSRIRLGTGILVLPFHNPIRVAEDLAFLDLLSHGRVEFGVGRGYQPLEYQGFNLDQTQSRDMFDEALRLIVECWSRERVTFKGKYWQVDDVEVRPKPLQRPHPPIHMACISPDTFELAGRNGHHLLMGFAFGLTYNGARKGMDAWRAGRRAAGLDPRGGRKTCLMMVYPGRSMEAARREFREPVNWYYRTIARYVAPEQGYVKSYEYYARSREFVRRLEFDDIVDTPAVVCGDVEHCVEKLSRAATEFGFDELLCWTRIGGLSPAKVRQAMELLSGEVLPRVRKEVAAHDVNLRQDAVGQTSV